From Chaetodon auriga isolate fChaAug3 chromosome 10, fChaAug3.hap1, whole genome shotgun sequence, a single genomic window includes:
- the pqbp1 gene encoding polyglutamine-binding protein 1 gives MPLPPALLARLAKRGIVKPSEQEVDEEIIAEDYDDNNVDYEATRLENLPPNWYKVFDPACGLPYYWNVETDLVAWLSPNDPTAVVTKPAKKIRVEGGDERTERQFEKPDRERERDRDKDRERERERDRERDEGRDRDRRKQRRDDIAPYSKNKRGRKDDEMDPMDPSAYSDAPRGTWSSGLPKRNEAKTGADTTAAGPLFQQRPYPSPGAVLRANAANQIPKE, from the exons ATGCCTCTACCCCCAGCACTGCTGGCCCGCTTGGCCAAGAGAGGGATTGTTAAACCGTCAGAGCAAG AGGTAGATGAGGAGATTATTGCTGAAGATTATGATGACAACAACGTAGATTATGAAGCCACCAGACTGGAGAATCTACCACCAAACTGGTACAAAGTGTTCGACCCTGCTTG CGGCCTTCCTTATTACTGGAATGTGGAGACAGATTTGGTGGCCTGGCTGTCCCCAAATGACCCAACTGCAGTGGTAACAAAACCTGCCAAGAAAATTAGAG ttgaaGGAGGAGATGAACGAACGGAGAGGCAGTTTGAGAAGccagacagagagcgagagcgggacagagacaaagatcGGGAAAGGGAGCGGGAAAGAGACCGAGAGAGGGACgaagggagggacagagacaggaggaagcAGCGGAGGGATGACATAGCACCGTACAGCAAGAACAAAAGAG ggAGAAAAGATGATGAGATGGACCCCATGGATCCAAGTGCTTACTCTGATGCCCCAAG GGGCACATGGTCAAGTGGTTTGCCCAAGCGTAATGAAGCAAAGACGGGTGCAGACACCACAGCGGCGGGGCCTCTGTTCCAGCAGCGGCCGTACCCCAGTCCAGGAGCCGTGCTTCGGGCTAACGCAGCAAACCAAATACCCAAAGAGTAA
- the gpkow gene encoding G-patch domain and KOW motifs-containing protein, whose protein sequence is MASHGDDTGAAQSLASADQGERKNAAVSFGFTKTVSKFKPSTGDALTKKDDRDYLTGIDRNELQSSKPSEKPKELIIPLIQKNRWHKPDRASQSEGSGGKTQETTQDSDSVDSQAVKELIEDSRRQLEQWQNGPQTERNLNLSIPLLMQNKVPDGFEDGDHIKVDLRPESSTDADYESVPVEAYGLAMLRGMGWKKTEGIGRTFKQDVKPIEHQLRPKGLGLGADRSAIKDLEPSKRQRPPKPGEERAKEEELVMGPGGCVLVESGAHKDLYGKIEGVDPDNARVMVKLAIGSKTVTVSQYAVKLVGRKEYDKYSKDLSRLSKAHKDKEKEKEKEREREREREHQKREERERRSNSDEGKHKSSERDERKRKHRESSQDREKPPVKEARRPPAPPSWLQRDLKVRFIDRAFKGGRYYNSKMRVEDVLTPTTCVCRTEEGRLLDDVKQDMLETIVPKSENDSIMVVLGEHRGQVGRILQRDKNKCRAMVQLDRHEEKVFTLDYDCICHYVGAAVH, encoded by the exons ATGGCGTCGCACGGGGATGATACGGGTGCCGCTCAGTCTCTTGCTTCTGCGGAccaaggagagagaaaaaacgcGGCAGTGTCGTTTGGTTTTACGAAAACAGTCAGCAAATTTAAACCTTCGACTGGCGACGCTTTGACCAAGAAAGATGACAGAGATTACTTGACCGGAATTGACAGGAATGAATTGCAAAG tTCAAAACCATCAGAGAAGCCCAAAGAGCTCATCATCCCTCTGATCCAGAAGAACCGCTGGCACAAACCGGACCGAGCAAGCCAGAGCGAGGGCAGTGGAGGCAAAACACAAGAAACGACTCAAGACAGTGACTCCGTGGATTCTCAGGCTGTCAAAGAACTGATTGAAG ACTCCCGGAGGCAGCTTGAGCAGTGGCAGAATGGCCCTCAGACGGAAAGAAACCTgaacctcagcatccctctgCTGATGCAAAATAAAGTGCCCGACGGCTTTGAGGATGGAGACCATATAAAGGTGGATCTGCGGCCGGAATCT tcaaCAGATGCGGATTATGAGAGCGTTCCTGTTGAGGCCTATGGACTCGCCATGCTGAGAGGGATGGGCTGGAAGAAAACAGAAGGCATTGGACGCACATTTAAACA AGACGTGAAGCCAATTGAACACCAGCTCCGTCCAAAAGGTTTGGGTCTCGGAGCTGATCGTTCAGCAATAAAAGACCTGGAGCCCAGCAAACGTCAGCGACCCCCCAAGCCGGGCGAGGAGCGAGCGAAGGAGGAGGAACTCGTGATGGGTCCAGGCGGCTGTGTGCTGGTGGAGTCCGGGGCACATAAAGACTTGTATGGCAAG ATTGAAGGCGTCGATCCAGACAACGCTCGAGTTATGGTGAAGCTGGCTATTGGCAGCAAgactgtgacagtgagccaatACGCTGTTAAACTGGTTGGGCGCAAAGAATACGACAAATACAGCAAAGACCTCA GTCGCCTCAGCAAAGCCCACAAAgacaaggagaaggagaaggagaaggagagggagagggagagggagagggagcacCAGAAgcgggaggagagagagaggagaagtaACAGTGATGAGGGGAAACACAAGTCTTcagaaagagatgagaggaagaggaaacacagagaatCCAGTCAAGACAG aGAAAAGCCTCCAGTGAAGGAGGCACGGCGGCCACCGGCTCCCCCCTCCTGGCTCCAGAGGGACTTGAAAGTTCGCTTTATAGACAGAGCTTTCAAAGGGGGCAGGTACTACAACTCAAAG ATGCGTGTGGAGGACGTCCTGACACCGACTACCTGTGTGTGTCGAACTGAAGAGGGAAGACTGTTAGACG ATGTGAAGCAGGACATGCTGGAAACCATCGTTCCGAAAAGTGAGAATGATTCTATAATGGTTGTTCTGGgcgagcacagaggacag GTCGGCCGTATTCTGCAGCGGGACAAGAACAAGTGCAGAGCGATGGTGCAGCTCGACCGACACGAGGAGAAAGTGTTCACGCTGGACTATGACTGTATTTGTCACTACGTAGGAGCAGCAGTCCACTGA
- the timm17b gene encoding mitochondrial import inner membrane translocase subunit Tim17-B: MEEYAREPCPWRIVDDCGGAFTMGAIGGGLFQAIKGFRNAPAGVGHRLRGSANAVRIRAPQIGGSFAVWGGLFSTIDCSLVRLRGREDPWNSITSGALTGAILAARSGPLTMMGSAMMGGILLALIEGFGILLTRYTAQQFQNPTPFAEDPSQLPPKDGSQQQQQGEKGQFQ; encoded by the exons atggaggaatATGCCCGCGAGCCTTG TCCCTGGAGGATCGTGGATGACTGTGGAGGCGCTTTCACCATGGGTGCAATTGGAGGAGGGCTGTTCCAGGCGATCAAGGGCTTTCGTAATGCCCCCGCA GGAGTCGGACACAGACTGAGAGGCAGTGCAAATGCTGTGAGAATAAGAGCTCCACAGATTGGAG GGAGCTTTGCTGTCTGGGGAGGTCTTTTCTCTACAATTGACTGTAGTTTAGTTCgcctgagagggagagaggatcCTTGGAACTCCATAACCAGTGGTGCACTGACTGGGGCCATCCTAGCAGCACGCA GTGGGCCGTTAACGATGATGGGCTCTGCCATGATGGGGGGAATTTTGCTCGCTCTCATTGAGGGTTTTGGGATCCTCCTAACCAGATATACAGCGCAGCAGTTTCAGAACC CTACTCCCTTTGCAGAGGACCCCAGTCAGTTACCCCCAAAGGATGggagtcagcagcagcagcagggggagaAGGGGCAGTTTCAGTAG